The following are encoded together in the Montipora foliosa isolate CH-2021 chromosome 12, ASM3666993v2, whole genome shotgun sequence genome:
- the LOC137980497 gene encoding nucleotidyltransferase MB21D2-like, whose product MANSRSENSPQGRVDVLSGVPYKDLSDLMAHYQADRIYNESQIVTDKLEQFNTFVTDEILPRIGEVDARFDFEEVIPTGSFKEHSVISQKTNFQNYIEHEFDFMLVLRDLGAHSEGVSLVDCVISGEEKQDAFKHVFLSEDSLKRWQDCCVLRDEIYLLDADKVMQSFEQVVVTVMNEMMEREEGFVPGCIEISRNGPALTLQFDIAKLPLEMQSPYPEDWQGVTLRKAGYNCINNWSIDLVVCVTAADVFSTYDSWTSRKRKWPSKDVEQELVRMPAHLVAKSFDSIPHSWRLSTSKAELVLADYISQTQPLVRKCWLVLKAMLKAHLSQPKFITSYNLKAILFYTMDHVPLGYWTEDNLPELLLAVIDAIIIGLGTRAFPHYFLPSVNLLSQSASEDHVVGLLQKCYQVRTKPDKYLSSTPNFETYLTDLL is encoded by the coding sequence ATGGCCAACAGTAGAAGTGAAAATAGCCCTCAGGGAAGGGTTGACGTGCTATCTGGTGTACCATACAAAGATCTATCAGACCTGATGGCCCATTACCAGGCAGACCGAATATATAACGAGTCACAAATAGTCACAGATAAACTTGAACAGTTCAATACTTTTGTCACAGACGAAATTCTACCACGTATCGGTGAAGTAGATGCCAGGTTTGATTTTGAAGAGGTTATCCCAACTGGAAGCTTCAAAGAACATTCTGTCATTAGCCAGAAGACAAATTTCCAGAATTATATTGAACACGAGTTTGATTTCATGCTTGTGCTTCGTGACCTGGGGGCACATTCTGAGGGCGTGTCTTTAGTTGATTGTGTAATTTCAGGCGAAGAGAAACAAGATGCTTTTAAGCATGTTTTTCTCAGTGAAGATAGCCTTAAAAGATGGCAGGATTGTTGCGTCTTAAGAGATGAAATCTATCTATTAGATGCCGACAAAGTCATGCAGTCGTTTGAGCAAGTTGTGGTTACAGTCATGAATGAAATGATGGAGAGAGAGGAGGGGTTTGTACCAGGCTGTATTGAAATCAGTAGAAATGGTCCAGCTTTGACACTGCAATTTGACATTGCAAAGCTACCTCTTGAAATGCAGTCTCCATACCCGGAGGACTGGCAGGGTGTCACGCTACGCAAAGCAGGGTACAACTGCATCAACAACTGGAGTATCGACCTGGTCGTCTGTGTTACAGCTGCAGATGTTTTCAGTACTTACGATAGCTGGACTTCCAGAAAGCGGAAGTGGCCCTCAAAAGACGTAGAACAGGAGCTTGTTCGCATGCCCGCCCATTTGGTCGCTAAATCCTTTGACTCAATTCCCCATAGTTGGCGTCTTTCGACATCAAAAGCTGAACTTGTCCTTGCAGATTACATCAGTCAGACTCAACCACTAGTTAGAAAATGCTGGTTAGTGTTAAAAGCTATGTTAAAGGCCCATCTCTCTCAACCCAAATTCATCACCTCCTACAATCTGAAAGCTATCCTGTTCTACACGATGGACCATGTACCTCTGGGTTACTGGACTGAAGACAATCTACCCGAGCTTCTTTTAGCTGTTATAGACGCAATCATTATCGGCCTGGGTACCCGTGCATTTCCGCATTATTTTCTACCAAGTGTGAACCTACTGTCACAATCCGCTAGCGAGGATCATGTAGTTGGCCTGTTACAGAAATGTTATCAGGTGCGAACAAAACCAGACAAGTACTTATCATCAACGCCAAATTTTGAGACTTATTTGACGGATCTTTTGTGA